In one window of Vanrija pseudolonga chromosome 5, complete sequence DNA:
- the Rmi1 gene encoding RecQ-mediated genome instability protein 1, translated as MPARRDPAQITTFLQQCYPFPPPDPSWVSECIDALLQDGQDATREAVQEQYIHADLGASSLPAGEGIPGPDDIEAAHGKTLFPRGLLVQVHSVTEVGASAFQLQTALDARRDVLSGASRIRRMDDEEDVVEEGKVPPYPRHMLKLEVSDGRTLMYAIEYRSLPRLGLGDTKLGCKLLIKNVRCLRGTLLLAPDNTTVVGGWVDALDEHQAASFVGGLEQRLEAAKNGSTTAPRRRRTMPLNSRGGGQAARGSSSRGGAPQQTPRSAAAARAARLAAIRAAQEEDELAAGGVVVVVGDDNDSGDEYNPKTTNTSATTPGRPTTRASVRASQHEVIEISD; from the exons atgcCAGCACGACGAGATCCAGCCCAAAtcaccaccttcctccaACAATGCTACCCCTTCCCTCCACCAGACCCA TCGTGGGTATCTGAATGCATCGACGCGTTGCTCCAAGACGGGCAGGACGCGACTCGCGAGGCTGTGCAAGAGCAGTACATCcatgccgacctcggcgcgagcTCCTTGCCTGCGGGGGAAGGCATCCCTGGCCCGGACGACATTGAAGCCGCGCACGGCAAGACGCTCTTCCCCCGCGGCCTCTTGGTACAAGTGCACAGTGTGACAGAGGTGGGCGCGTCCGCGTTCCAGCTCCagacggcgctcgacgcgcgccgcgacgtgctctccggcgcgtcgcgcatCCGCCgcatggacgacgaggaagacgtcgtcgaggaaggcaaggTGCCCCCGTACCCGCGCCACATGCTCAAACTCGAGGTCAGCGACGGGCGCACGTTGATGTACGCGATCGAGTACCGCTCGCTACCgcggctcgggcttgggGACACCAAGCTCGGGTGTAAG CTGCTCATCAAGAATGTGCGCTGTCTGCGCGGGACAT tgctcctcgcgcccgaCAATACgacggtcgtcggcggctgggtcgacgccctcgacgagcaccagGCGGCAAGCTTTGTTGGCGGTTTGGAGCAACGTCTCGA GGCGGCCAAGAATGGCTCGACAACCGCGCCACGGAGGCGACGCACCATGCCGCTGAACTctcggggcggcgggcaagcCGCTCGCGGATCAAGCTCTCGGGGAGGCGCACCACAGCAGACACCTCGtagtgccgccgccgcccgcgccgcacggCTTGCGGCCATTCGAGCGGCGCAAGAAGAGGACGAGCTTGCagctggcggcgtggtggtggtggtaggggacgacaacgacagTGGCGACGAGTACAACCCCAAGACGACGAACACAagcgccaccacgccggGGCGGCCAACGACACGTGCTTCCGTGCGCGCGTCCCAGCATGAGGTTATCGAGATTTCAGATTGA
- the psd1 gene encoding Phosphatidylserine decarboxylase proenzyme 1, mitochondrial codes for MNVPLPRSAAAAAARRLLVPMPRARCVGHLPAHYYASSTSLQGATASLRLYHSCSSSSISSATTTTKHKHMLSLRRPSPSMLATSLRFRFNSSSTRPPAKDPKVKNDGSAAAAEGDKVGFKGDAGKEHKQSFRAKLNRAWSTPTKWFPIPIALGALVLVAVQYRKQLLGGEPEVVRQRDGGAVVTSPDGPWQVRILGALPLRSMSRLWGYLNSLVLPVWFRPFGFKLYGYIFGCNMNEFTPEDLKSYESLGQFFYRELKPDVRPIADAPLVSPSDGRVLHCGTIVGEKVEQVKGMTYSLEALLGTEDVAVGEALQIGRQSASPTVGGAQTKVVDDENFANINDIPYSLSSLIGKDSAAEVREDDTETEKHKHTATGEHDASVDAPTDFQHDAHVAARLGMGALGRATDSSTEIGHLKRDHKLCFIVIYLAPGDYHRFHSPCAWVVERRRHFTGDLFSVSPYVANRLRNLFVLNERVALLGRWKEGFFSMVPVGATNVGSIVVNFDKTLRTNTAKPTHPANTFTEAVYSSASVLQGQPLLPGEEMGGFKLGSTIVLVFEAPKSFQFKVKPGDKVKVGEALGA; via the exons ATGAACGTGCCGTtgccgcgcagcgcggcagcagccgctgCCCGCCGTCTGCTGGTGCCCATGCCCCGAGCGCGGTGCGTGGGCCACCTCCCGGCACATTATTACGCGTCATCAACATCACTGCAAGGTGCAACAGCATCGCTCCGCCTCTACCACtcttgcagcagcagcagcatcagcagcgcgaccacgacgacaaaGCACAAGCACATGCTGTCActccgccgcccgtcgccgtccatGCTCGCCACGTCCCTCCGCTTCCGTTTCAACTCGTCTTCTACCCGTCCCCCAGCCAAAGACCCCAAGGTCAAGAACGAcggctcggccgccgccgccgagggcgacaaggtcggATTCAAGGGTGACGCTGGCAAGGAGCACAAGCAGTCTTTCCGGG CCAAACTCAACCGCGCGTGGTCTACGCCTACCAAATGGTTCCCCATCCCCATTGCTCTCGGTgcgcttgtcctcgtcgcagTCCAGTACAGGAAGCAGTTGTTGGGTGGGGAGCCAGAGGTAGTCAGGCAGCGTGATGGTGGTGCGGTCGTTACCAGTCCCGATGGTCCATGGCAG GTTCGTATCCTCGGCGCACTTCCGCTACGCAGCATGTCCCGGCTATGGGGATACCTCAactcgctcgtgctcccTGTGTGGTTCCGACCATTCGGCTTCAAGCTCTACGGCTACATCTTTGGCTGCAACATGAACGAGTTTACGCCAGAGGATTTGAAGTCGTACGAGTCGCTTGGACAGTTCTTCTATCGCGAGCTCAAGCCTGATGTTCGCCCGATCGCCGATGCGCCTCTCGTATCGCCTTCTGACGGCCGCGTTCTGCACTGTGGTACGATTGTCGGCGAAaaggtcgagcaggtcaaggGCATGACGTATTCGCTGGAGGCGTTGCTGGGCACCGAGGACGTGGCTGTCGGAGAGGCTTTGCAGATTGGCCGCcagagcgcgtcgccgaccgtTGGTGGCGCGCAGACCAaggttgtcgacgacgagaacttTGCCAACATCAACGACATCCCCtactcgctctcgtcgctcatCGGCAAggacagcgccgccgaggttcgcgaggacgacacggAGACAGAAAAGCACAAACacacggcgacgggcgagcacgacgcgtcGGTCGATGCGCCCACCGACTTCCAGCACGACGCCCACGTCGCGGCGCGTCTTGGTATGGGCGCGCTGGGCCGCGCGACCGACTCGTCGACTGAGATTGGCCACCTGAAGCGGGACCACAAGCTCTGCTTCATTGTCATCTACCTCGCTCCCGGCGACTACCACCGCTTCCACTCGCCATGCGCGtgggtcgtcgagcgccgccgccacttcACTGGCGATCTGTTCTCCGTCTCGCCCTACGTCGCCAACCGGTTGCGCAACCTGTTCGTGCTCAACGAACGCGTcgcgcttctcggccgcTGGAAGGAGGGCTTCTTCTCCATGGTTCCCGTCGGCGCGACCAACGTCGGCTCGATCGTTGTCAACTTTGACAAGACGCTGCGCACCAACACTGCCAAGCCGACGCACCCTGCCAACACGTTCACCGAGGCCGTCTactcctccgcctcggttCTCCAGGGCCAGCCGCTGCTTCCTGGCGAGGAGATGGGTGGCTTCAAGCTCGGCTCGACGATTGTGCTCGTGTTCGAGGCACCAAAGTCGTTCCAGTTCAAGGTGAAGCCTGGAGACAAGGTcaaggtgggcgaggcgctTGGCGCTTAG
- the F16P2 gene encoding Fructose-1,6-bisphosphatase, cytosolic, giving the protein MPMDFEAPPTDLVTLTRHILSQQLALGEKATGDLTLLLMGIQVTSKYIASNVRKARLINLVGLAGASNVQGEDQKKLDVLSNDIMVNALSASGKVGVMVSEEIDDAIIVKGSKGTYACVFDPLDGSSNIDAGVNVGTIFGVYKIKEGSTGGISDVLRPGKEMVAAGYTMYGSSCNLVLTTGNGVDGFTLDESLGEFILTHPDIRIPDRGKIYSFNEGNSLHFYPPTIDYLNSIKFPANNKPYSARYIGSMVADVHRTLLYGGIFGYPDDKKSKDGKLRMLYEAFPMAFLTEQAGGAAITGSQRILDVIPKNIHGRCPVFLGSKDDVADVQALYAKWDSPDKRW; this is encoded by the exons ATGCCCATGGACTTTGAAGCCCCCCCTACCGACCTGGTCACGCTCACGCGTCACATCCTGagccagcagctcgcgctcggcgagaaGGCCACGGGTGATttgacgctgctgctcatGGGCATCCAG GTCACCTCCAAGTACATTGCCTCCAACGTCCGCAAGGCGCGCCTGAtcaacctcgtcggcctggccGGCGCGTCCAACGTCCAGGGCGAGGACCAGAAGAagctcgacgtgctctcCAACGACATCATGGTCAACGccctctcggcctcgggcaaGGTCGGCGTCATGGTCTCGGAGGAGATTGACGACGCTATCATCGTCAAGGGCAGCAAGGGTACTTA CGCCTGCGTCTTCGACCCCCTCGACGGCTCGTCCAACATCGACGCCGGTGTCAACGTCGGCACCATCTTTGGCGTGTACAAGATCAAGGAGGGCTCGACCGGTGGCATTTCCGACGTTCTCCGCCCCGGCAAGGAGATGGTCGCGGCCGGCTACACCATGTACGGTTCGTCGTGCAACCTCGTCCTGACGACGGGtaacggcgtcgacggcttcacgctcgacgagtcgctcggcgagttcatcctcacccaccccgacATCCGCATCCCCGACCGCGGCAAGATCTACTCGTTCAACGAGGGCAACTCGCTCCACTTCTACCCCCCGACCATTGACTACTTGAACAGCATCAAGTTCCCCGCCAACAACAAGCCCTACTCGGCGCGTTACATTGGCTCGATGGTCGCCGACGTCCACCGTACCCTCCTTTACGGAGGCATCTTTGGCTACCCCGACGACAAGAAGtccaaggacggcaagctccGCATGCTCTACGAGGCCTTCCCCATGGCCTTCCTCACCGAGCAggccggcggtgccgccaTTACCGGCTCGCAGCGCATCCTCGACGTCATCCCCAAGAACATCCACGGCCGCTgccccgtcttcctcggctcCAAGGACGACGTCGCTGATGTCCAGGCGCTCTACGCCAAGTGGGACAGCCCCGACAAGCGCTGGTAA
- the SPAC644.16 gene encoding putative RNA-binding protein — MPPGSRTVFVANIPYDVSEEQIAGVFSEVGPVQHVEIKFDPVSGKSKGYAFVQYYDEATALSAVRNLQEVPINSRPVRIELSSDDGPRRGGPPRGPGGFGGRPGGQHGGGGFGGPGGGRDSPPPRAVPSPAGGALNVPPGTDPLPGQKATDAISETLGRLQPGELQEVMAGMKTLITTQPDKARELLTTQPQLTYALFQAMLLLKVVDDSVLQRIVPGPPAQQQQQGYGAPPPPPQAYPPFPAHQQQQQPPPAQYPPFRPPPQQQQAGGYAAPPPAPSYGGYAAGPPPLPPAAQAELAKLPENERNTLIQVLQLTPDQIGALDPDQRNSVLALRQQFGVV; from the exons ATGCCACCAGGCTCACGAACAGTCTTCG TGGCCAACATCCCCTA TGACGTCTCAGAAGAGCAGATCGCCGGCGTCTTCTCCGAGGTCGGACCGGTGCAGCATGTCGA GATCAAGTTCGACCCCGTGAGCGGCAAGTCGAAGGGCTACGCCTTTGTGCAGTACTACG acgaggcgacggcgctgtcCGCAGTGCGTAACCTGCAAGAGGTGCCGATCAACTCGCGGCCAGTCCGCATCGAGctgtcgagcgacgacggaccacggcgcggcggcccgccgcgcgggccAGGCGGGTTCGGTGGGCGTCCTGGAGGGCAacatggaggaggagggttCGGCGGACccggcggcggacgcgactcgccgcccccgcgcgcggtgccctcgcccgctggcggcgcgttGAACGTGCCGCCCGGGACCGACCCGCTGCCGGGGCAGAAGGCGACCGACGCCATCTCTGAGACGCTGGGCCGCCTCCAGCCGGGCGAACTGCAGGAGGTCATGGCTGGCATGAAG ACCCTCATCACTACCCAGCCTGACAAGGCCCGCGAGCTCCTCACGACGCAGCCGCAGCTCACGTACGCCCTCTTCCAggccatgctgctgctcaaggtcgtcgacgacagcgtgcTCCAGCGCATCGTGCCCGGCCCGCCCGctcagcagcaacagcagggctacggcgcgccgcctccgccgccgcaggcgtACCCTCCCTTCCCGgcccaccagcagcagcaacagcctcCTCCGGCGCAGTACCCTCCTTtccgccccccgccgcagcagcagcaggcaggtggctacgccgcgccgccaccggcgccaagCTACGGCGGATACGCTGCCggcccgcccccgctcccgcccgccgcgcaggccgagctcgcaaAGCTGCCTGAAAACGAGCGGAATACGCTCATCCAGGTCCTCCAGCTCACGCCTGATCAGATTGGCGCGCTGGATCCCGACCAGAGGAACtcggtgctggcgctgaGGCAGCAGTTTGGCGTGGTGTGA
- the SEC62 gene encoding Translocation protein SEC62, translating into MAPPADATSVLDAQKRAPADLQAVADFLRGKNGPKVRRGVLNGKRVDYFKGKTAVRTLLGPAYAKLKKVPAVTNEEEAAALITRLLPFAFFLRVDRPAVDPPPPSGSPKVLQLAPQQTFDPAQQYAWFYDGSPLWSMLGSAAMVLVMLAGVMFPLWPNTLRVGVWYLSVGALGLIGAFIVLAIIRLIFWCFTKIFMSKAIWMFPNLFEDVGFVDSFIPLWAWDEPKKKKLRKVGEKRSKKERAPAAAAAAPAVAAAPAAAAPATAAPTTPAPAPTPVAASTGASTATAPAASAPRHRQAATVEEVEDEE; encoded by the exons ATGGCGCCCCCAGCCGACGCAACATCGGTGCTTGATGCGCA GAAGCGT GCGCCAGCAGACCtccaggccgtcgccgacttCCTGCGCGGCAAGAACGGGCCCAAggtccgccgcggcgtgctgaACGGCAAGCGGGTCGACTACTTCAAGG GAAAGACTGCCGTCCGCACCCTCCTCGGCCCGGCGTacgccaagctcaagaaggTGCCCGCTGTCACgaacgaggaggaggccgccgcgctcatcACTAGGCTGCTGCCTTT cgccTTCTTCCTCCGCGTCGATCGGCCCGCCGTCGACCCTCCCCCTCCGTCCGGCTCGCCCAAGGTGCTCCAGCtggcgccgcagcagacCTTTGACCCGGCACAGCAGTACGCGTGGTTCTACGACGGCTCGCCGCTGTGGAGCatgctcggctcggcggccatGGTGCTCGTCATGCTCGCGGGCGTCATGTTCCCCCTCTGGCCCAAcacgctgcgcgtcggcgtgtggtatctctcggtcggcgcgctcggcctcatTGGCGCGTTCATCGTGCTGGCTATCATTCGGCTCATCTTCTGGTGCTTCACCAAGATCTTCATGAGCAAGGCTATTTGGATGTTCCCCAACCTGTTTGAGGACGTGGGCTTT GTCGACTCGTTCATCCCCCTCTGGGCGTGGGAcgagcccaagaagaagaagctcCGCAAGGTCGGCGAGAAGCGCTCGAAGAAGGAGAGGGcgcccgcggccgctgccgctgctcctgccgTTGCTGCAGCTCCTGCCGCCGCAGCTCCCGCTACCGCCGCACCTACCACCCCTGCGCCTGCCCCCActcccgtcgccgcgtcgaccggcgcgtcgaccgccaCGGCTCCggctgcctcggcgccgcgccacagGCAGGCTGCgacggtcgaggaggtcgaggacgaggagtaG
- the Surf1 gene encoding Surfeit locus protein 1, with protein sequence MSRPQSIFSALRSALPRRPLSASPSPVSPFARPRFGFSGPSSHSIRPSSTVTNNSTRSTLLRPITLVLIIAPLLTGYLGVWQVQRLKWKVALIEEVDRNLAKDPIVLPGKINLGALPDFAFRRVLIKGKFSGPPILQGPQTRDGVPGFHLILPFDRSAAGGSTILLNRGFIKTAEGESIRRGGRVPGLGPNGEPSDEVVVEGMLTKADPNAKSYFTPDNKPEKGEWYWKDVPAMAEAVGGEERNVQPILIDAIDRASTPTSVLLAQGEPVGRAPVIELRNQHLTYAITWFSLCAATSAMLAMVIYSGRTKKLPRRSAFGEKNVQRKQ encoded by the exons ATGTCGAGACCACAGTCGATTTtctcggcgctgcgctcggcccTCCCACGGCGGCCattgagcgcgtcgccgtcgccggtgTCGCCGTTCGCCCGCCCCCGCTTCGGCTTCAGCGGCCCGAGCTCGCACTCTAtccgcccgtcgtcgaccgttACCAACaactcgacgcgctcgacgctcCTCCGCCCCATCACGCTCGTGCTGATCATCGCGCCCCTCCTGACCGGGTACCTCGGCGTGTGGCAGGTCCAGCGGCTCAAGTGGAAGGTCGCGCtcatcgaggaggtcgaccgcaacctcgccaaggaTCCGATCGTGCTCCCCGGCAAGATCAA cctcggcgccctccCAGACTTTGCCTTCCGCCGCGTGCTCATCAAGGGCAAGTTCTCCGGCCCGCCCATCCTCCAGGGCCCGCagacgcgcgacggcgtgcccggcTTCCACCTGATCCTGCCGTTTGACCGCtccgctgctggcggctcGACGATCCTCCTCAACCGCGGCTTCATcaagacggccgagggcgagtcgatccgccgaggcggccgcgtgcCCGGTCTTGGACCAAACGGCGAGCCGtcggacgaggtcgtcgtcgagggcatGCTCACCAAGGCTGACCCCAACGCCAAGTCGTACTTCACGCCGGACAACAAGCCCGAGAAGGGAGAGTGGTACTGGAAGGACGTGCCGGCCATGGCTGAGGCCGTtggtggcgaggagcggaATGTACAGCCGATTCTGATTGACGCGATTGATC GCGCGTCTACCCCGACCTCGGTGCTCCTCGCACAAGGCGAGCctgtcggccgcgcgcccgTGATCGAGCTGCGCAACCAGCACCTGACATATGCGATTACCTG GTTCTCGCTCTGCGCGGCCACGTCGGCCATGCTGGCCATGGTCATCTACTCTGGCCGCACGAAGAAGCTGCCGCGACGAAGCGCGTTCGGAGAGAAGAATGTGCAGCGGAAGCAGTAG
- the carG gene encoding Geranylgeranyl pyrophosphate synthase, with amino-acid sequence MDYSKLRAQFKDESEGSSWTAKQEQVLLEPYDYLCGIPGKEVRSHLIDAFNLWLKVPEDDLDVIRKIVRMLHNASLLVDDVEDDSELRRGVPVAHKVYGVPQTINTANYVYFLAFQELLSLKEGTSGKNITNVDVTAMVNEELLNLHRGQGMELFYRDSLTCPTEEEYVQMVLGKTGGLFRIAVKLMMARSKSTVDYVPLVNLISVWFQIRDDYMNLESGEYKSRKGYCEDLTEGKFSFPVVHGIRADTSNRQILNVLQKKTTSHSLKAHTVDYLRDHTKSFEYTRRVLSQLLDQLREELASLGGNKALEAIIARLELPEPEAVVSGKAE; translated from the exons ATGGACTACtccaagctgcgcgcgcagtTCAAGGACGAGTCGGAAGGGTCGAGCTGGACGGCAAAGCAGGAGCAG GTCCTCCTCGAACCATATGACTACCTCTGCGGCATCCCAGGCAAGGAGGTCCGCTCCCACCTCATCGACGCGTTCAACCTGTGGCTCAAGgtgcccgaggacgacctcgacgtgaTTCGCAAGATTGTACGGATGCTGCATAATGCGAGCTTGTT ggtcgacgacgtcgaggacgactcggagctgcgccgcggcgtaccCGTCGCGCACAAGGTCTACGGCGTGCCCCAGACCATCAACACGGCCAACTACGTCTACTTCCTCGCATTCCAGGAGCTCCTGTCGCTGAAGGAAGGCACGTCGGGCAAGAATATCACCAACGTGGACGTAACGGCAATGGTCAATG AGGAACTGCTCAACCTCCACCGCGGGCAGGGCATGGAGCTGTTCTACCGCGACAGCTTGACGTGCCCCACCGAGGAGGAATACGTCCAGATGGTCCTTGGAA AAACTGGCGGCCTGTTCCGCATCGCTGTCAAGCTCATGATGGCGCGGTCCAAATCCACTGT CGACTATGTTCCTCTGGTCAACCTCATCTCTGTGTGGTTCCAAATCCGTGACGACTACATGAACCTGGAgtcgggcgag TACAAGTCTCGCAAGGGCTACTGCGAAGACTTGACCGAGGGCAAGTTTAGCTTCCCTGTCGTTCACGGCATTCGTGCAGACACGAGCAACCGGCAGATCTTGA acgTGCTGcagaagaagacgacgtcCCATAGCCTCAAAGCCCATACCGTCGACTACCTTCGCGACCACACAAAGTCGTTCGAGTACACGCGTCGAGTGCTctcgcagctgctcgaccaATTGAGGGAGGAACTGGCCTCGCTAGGCGGTaacaaggcgctcgaggccatcatcGCGAGGCTAGAGCTGCCCGAGCCCGAAGCAGTGGTCAGCGGCAAGGCGGAGTAA
- the SPBC32H8.01c gene encoding UPF0589 protein, translating into MAAPIQNVYYERKTATARACYICHRPTQTVLATLKSEDFLYTCDGHLGDAATALAMPAAGPSAEDIRKVVAEYGVREARKAEKKAEEKEKEKDKDKASAFSLGGIASGIASGVGSVASGVGSAVGLTGGAEGAKDEPKTPPAPITANIPSSTAPTHKKYALHRSIFEARRADLIRKQQAARAKEVSKGLPQVPRGSF; encoded by the exons ATGGCCGCGCCGATCCAGAACGTCTACTACGAGCGG AAAACagccaccgcgcgcgcatgctACATCTGCCACCGGCCGACGCAGAccgtgctcgcgacgctcaAGTCCGAGGACTTTCTGTACACATGCGACGGGCACCTGGGGGATGC tgCGACTGCCCTCGCCATGCCCGCTGCCGGGCCGAGCGCAGAGGATATCCGTAAAGTCGTCGCCGAGTACGgtgtgcgcgaggcgcgcaaggctgagaagaaggccgaggaaAAGGAGAAagagaaggacaaggacaaggcgtCGGCTTTCAGCCTTGGTGGGATCGCGAGCGGGATCGCGAGTGGGGTCGGGAGCGTGGCCAGCGGCGTGGGCAGCGCCGTTGGCCTCACCGGTGGTGCTGAGGGGGCCAAGGACGAGCCCAAGACTCCCCCTGCGCCGATCACGGCCAATATCCCGTCCAGCACGGCGCCCACGCACAAAAAGTATGCGCTCCACCGGTCCATCttcgaggcgcgccgcgcagacTTGATACGCAAGCAGCAGGCTGCTAGAGCGAAGGAGGTGTCAAAGG GCCTGCCGCAGGTGCCCCGTGGGTCGTTCTAG
- the UPF3 gene encoding Regulator of nonsense transcripts UPF3 — MPRNRGDKAPPARLKLVVRRLPPTLPPDVFWKAVAPYVDGKSQWRRYVQGRPGDAYGQHPVHSRAYALMSDIDSLVAFHTGFDGHLFRSKAGDEYQAVVEFAPVEKTPFKTKPKKDERQGTIEKDADYISFLESLDAKANEPAPVVETTAPPAQPTTTPLLDALRAAASKSKSKSKKKGKDKDKAEKGVKGEGAKAAALAAISEAASKRAPRDKTGGVIMVAGKGREVFVAPADDTSADSKRSGAGGQASASANGGAGSKEPKDKKKKPKPKKKDEKEGGGGGGEGEAGEGDKKDGEKKGRQRGNRGRNRKDGEGEAGAGAGAGAGAGAGAGAGAGAGAGAGAGAGAAEGSTPKPRKERPPREEKSGGGGGGGGGGGGRNRGRGRGGGGGGGGGGGGDSGGIAASEARIDM, encoded by the exons aTGCCCCGCAACCGCGGCGACaaggcgccgcccgcgcgcctcaagctcgtggtgcgccgcctgccgcccacGCTCCCGCCCGACGTGTTCTGGAAGGCGGTCGCGCCGTACGTCGACGGCAAGAGCCAGTGGAGGCGATATGTGCAGGGCCGGCCAGGCGATGC CTACGGCCAGCACCCAGTCCACTCGCGCGCGTACGCGCTCATGAGCGACATTgactcgctcgtcgcctttCATACCGGGTTCGACGGGCACCTCTTCCGCTCCAAGGCTG GGGACGAGTAccaggccgtcgtcgagttcGCGCCCGTCGAGAAGACGCCGTTCAAgaccaagcccaagaaggacgagcgGCAGGGGACGATTGAGaagg ATGCCGACTACATTTCCTTCCTTGAAAGCTTAGATGCCAAGGCGAACGAGCCTGCGCCGGTGGTTGAGACAACAG cgccgccagcccagccgacgacgacgccgttaTTAGACGCGttacgcgccgccgcgtccaaaTCCAAGTCCAAgtcgaagaagaagggcaaggacaaggacaaggccgagaagggcgtGAAGGGCGaaggcgccaaggccgccgccctggccgccATCTCCGAGGCAGCGTccaagcgcgcgccgcgcgacaaGACGGGCGGCGTCATCATGGTCGCCGGCAAGGGACGCGAGGTGTTCGTCGCACCGGCGGACGACACGAGCGCAGACAGCAAGCgcagcggggcgggcggtcaagccagcgccagcgccaacgGCGGAGCGGGCAGCAAGGAgcccaaggacaagaagaagaagcccaagcccaagaagaaggacgagaaggagggcggcggcggaggcggcgagggtgaggctGGGGAGGGAGATAAGAAGGACGGGGAGAAGAAGGGCCGACAGCGTGGCAACCGTGGACGGAATCGCAAGGACGGAGAAGGGGAGGCTGGGGCGGGTGCCGGGGCGGGTGCAGGTGCTGGGGCAGGTGCCGGGGCCGGAGCTGgggctggagctggagcaggtgctggtgccggcgccgccgagggcagcaCTCCCAAGCCGCGCAAGGAGCGTCCAccgcgcgaggagaagagcggcggcggcggcggcggcggcggcggtggaggcgggaGGAATCGCGGGCGCggacgcggaggaggtggtggtggtggcggcggcggcggtggtgacaGCGGCGGCATTGCAGCCAGCGAGGCGCGTATCGACATGTAG